A stretch of the Chitiniphilus purpureus genome encodes the following:
- a CDS encoding flagellar hook-length control protein FliK, translating to MPSAIRFAFTSPAAQKSAAPSQAKPDEGSSFAGTLARELDQGTAQAAQQPAGDTSGADGQGAEPVPTEAALDAAEAWLALLQFNAASQPAAAPVPLPVDPNLADGATTPFIEGLAGQKLLQTAAGQDTAGTAAKTQEALQAKQAELAADGKGLPLSESLQQEDAPVETGSAPLPQFQPADASAAAQSPRQSESAAAAKPTHYVPEPVNGPRWGDAVAQRVALMLGRQEQQIEMQLNPPHLGPMEVRLSLAADNATVIFASQHANVREALAAATPKLTALLADQGIQLVNVQVASDSLNQHAGQQASAQQHSGGQRSQQFGVAVAQDAIQVEPYLLDNAMTLPVARGGVSFYA from the coding sequence ATGCCCAGTGCCATCCGTTTCGCTTTCACATCGCCCGCCGCGCAGAAGAGCGCCGCGCCCAGCCAAGCCAAGCCGGACGAAGGGTCGAGCTTCGCCGGCACCCTCGCAAGGGAGCTGGACCAGGGCACCGCGCAGGCTGCGCAGCAGCCCGCCGGCGATACTTCTGGCGCAGACGGGCAAGGCGCAGAGCCTGTCCCCACCGAAGCCGCCCTGGATGCCGCGGAAGCGTGGCTTGCGCTGCTGCAGTTCAACGCCGCATCGCAGCCTGCCGCCGCCCCTGTTCCCTTGCCTGTCGACCCCAATCTTGCTGATGGCGCGACGACGCCCTTCATCGAGGGCCTGGCAGGGCAGAAACTGCTGCAGACCGCAGCGGGGCAGGATACGGCAGGCACCGCCGCCAAAACCCAGGAAGCCCTGCAGGCCAAGCAGGCAGAACTTGCCGCCGACGGCAAAGGCTTGCCGCTTTCGGAGTCGCTGCAGCAGGAAGACGCACCCGTTGAGACCGGGTCTGCACCGTTGCCGCAGTTCCAGCCGGCCGACGCATCCGCGGCAGCCCAATCGCCGCGACAAAGCGAAAGCGCCGCAGCCGCCAAACCGACCCACTACGTACCTGAACCCGTCAATGGCCCGCGCTGGGGCGATGCAGTGGCGCAGCGGGTGGCGTTGATGCTGGGGCGCCAGGAGCAGCAGATCGAGATGCAGCTCAATCCACCGCACCTGGGTCCGATGGAGGTGCGGCTGTCGCTGGCGGCCGACAATGCCACAGTCATCTTTGCCAGCCAGCACGCCAATGTGCGTGAGGCACTCGCGGCGGCGACGCCCAAGCTCACCGCCTTGCTGGCCGATCAGGGCATCCAGCTGGTCAACGTGCAGGTGGCCTCCGACTCACTGAATCAGCACGCCGGCCAGCAGGCGTCGGCGCAGCAGCATTCCGGCGGACAACGATCGCAGCAGTTCGGCGTCGCCGTCGCGCAGGATGCCATCCAGGTCGAGCCGTATCTGCTCGACAACGCAATGACCTTGCCGGTCGCACGTGGCGGTGTAAGCTTCTATGCCTGA
- a CDS encoding flagellar basal body-associated FliL family protein, translating into MAEAKAAEPAPKGKKTLLIVVIIAVVVLLLVVVLGVVGYLLLKPAAEPAADAPAAEQADAPAKEKKAHKKNDPEHPPVFEKLQTVTANLSSENEEAVVQTDIVLELADAEVQAQLKNIMPRVQASVIKLIRSKTPAELRTVTGTDKLAADIQASIDHELGIESKGDGVVSVNFTTFIMQ; encoded by the coding sequence ATGGCGGAAGCCAAAGCCGCGGAACCCGCACCGAAGGGAAAGAAGACCCTGTTGATCGTGGTGATCATCGCTGTTGTGGTGTTGTTGCTGGTGGTGGTGCTGGGCGTGGTGGGCTACCTGCTGCTCAAGCCGGCTGCCGAGCCTGCCGCGGATGCCCCTGCGGCCGAGCAGGCCGACGCGCCCGCGAAGGAAAAGAAGGCGCATAAGAAGAACGATCCCGAGCACCCGCCGGTGTTCGAGAAGCTGCAGACCGTCACCGCGAACCTCAGCAGCGAGAACGAGGAAGCGGTGGTGCAGACCGATATCGTGCTGGAGCTGGCCGATGCCGAGGTGCAGGCGCAGCTCAAGAACATCATGCCGCGGGTGCAGGCGAGCGTGATCAAGCTGATCCGTTCCAAGACCCCTGCCGAACTGCGCACAGTGACCGGCACCGACAAACTGGCCGCCGATATCCAGGCGAGCATCGACCATGAGCTGGGTATCGAAAGCAAGGGAGACGGCGTGGTCTCGGTGAATTTCACTACATTTATCATGCAATAG
- the fliM gene encoding flagellar motor switch protein FliM, translating to MADDILSQEEVDALLRGVTGEEDQGEEELDSSSVRAYDIGRQERIVRGRMPTLEIINERFARNLRIALFNFMRRNAEISVGPVRVQKYSEFIRNLVVPTNLNLIHMKPLRGTGLFIFDPDFVFLVVDNLFGSDGRYHVRVEGRDFTPTEQRIIHRLLEVVFEEYQKAWKPVFECEFGYVRSEMNTQFANIATPTEVVVSYTFKIELGAGGGDFHVCFPYSMIEPIRDLLYSSMQADRIEADNRWLKLLQKQVQNAEVDLVATLGNTRVTLGDIINLKVGDVISLEIPQAIVAEVDGVPVLECKYGILNGQYALRVNKVLSSSEAGSADDEGQGERHG from the coding sequence ATGGCGGACGATATCCTTTCCCAGGAAGAGGTCGACGCGCTGTTGCGCGGGGTGACCGGCGAGGAGGATCAGGGCGAAGAAGAGCTCGATTCCTCCTCGGTGCGCGCCTATGACATCGGCCGCCAGGAGCGCATCGTGCGTGGGCGCATGCCTACGCTCGAAATCATCAACGAGCGCTTTGCCCGCAACCTGCGTATCGCCCTCTTCAATTTCATGCGCCGCAATGCCGAGATCAGCGTGGGTCCGGTGCGGGTGCAGAAGTACAGCGAGTTCATCCGCAATCTGGTGGTGCCCACCAATCTCAACCTGATCCACATGAAGCCGCTGCGCGGCACCGGGCTGTTCATCTTCGACCCGGATTTCGTGTTCCTCGTGGTCGACAATCTGTTCGGCTCGGATGGCCGCTACCATGTGCGCGTGGAAGGGCGGGACTTCACCCCCACCGAGCAGCGCATCATCCACCGCCTCTTGGAGGTGGTGTTCGAGGAATACCAGAAAGCCTGGAAGCCGGTGTTCGAATGCGAGTTCGGCTATGTGCGTTCCGAGATGAACACCCAGTTTGCCAATATCGCGACGCCGACCGAGGTGGTGGTGTCCTACACCTTCAAGATCGAGCTTGGCGCCGGTGGCGGCGATTTCCACGTGTGTTTCCCGTATTCGATGATCGAACCGATCCGCGATCTGCTGTACAGCTCGATGCAGGCCGATCGCATCGAGGCGGACAATCGCTGGCTCAAGCTGCTGCAAAAGCAGGTGCAGAACGCGGAGGTGGATCTGGTGGCGACGCTGGGCAATACCCGGGTGACGCTGGGCGACATCATCAATCTCAAGGTGGGGGATGTAATCTCGCTGGAGATTCCCCAGGCCATCGTGGCCGAAGTGGATGGCGTGCCGGTGCTGGAGTGCAAGTATGGTATCCTCAACGGCCAATACGCGCTGCGCGTGAACAAGGTACTCAGTTCATCCGAAGCTGGCAGCGCGGACGACGAAGGGCAGGGAGAGCGACATGGCTGA
- the fliN gene encoding flagellar motor switch protein FliN — MAEDTPQQDGDVMDDWAAALAEQAQEDATAHSSSAAPQQVQPADIFERFDAQTPGAGAPNNIDMILDIPVTLTVELGRTKIAIRSLLQLAQGSVVELDGLAGEPMDVLVNGCLIAQGEVVVVNDKFGIRLTDIITPAERIRRLHK, encoded by the coding sequence ATGGCTGAGGACACGCCGCAGCAGGACGGCGACGTGATGGACGACTGGGCCGCGGCGCTGGCCGAGCAGGCCCAGGAAGATGCCACCGCCCACAGCTCCTCGGCGGCGCCGCAGCAGGTGCAGCCGGCGGACATCTTCGAGCGCTTCGACGCCCAGACCCCTGGTGCCGGCGCACCCAACAACATCGACATGATCCTCGACATCCCGGTCACGCTGACCGTGGAGCTCGGGCGTACCAAGATCGCCATCCGCAGCCTGCTGCAACTGGCGCAGGGTTCGGTCGTCGAACTGGATGGCCTTGCCGGCGAGCCGATGGATGTTCTCGTCAACGGCTGCCTGATTGCCCAGGGCGAAGTCGTGGTGGTCAACGACAAGTTCGGCATCCGGCTGACCGACATCATCACTCCGGCGGAACGCATCCGCCGCCTCCACAAATAG
- the fliO gene encoding flagellar biosynthetic protein FliO, which yields MLALILVLGLIVVSAVLLRRFSLLPTAIGGRLRVVSGVLVGGKERVVIVEVEETWLVLGVTGQTINLLHTLPRPDDAPLPPQPAVPLFAEKLAAVLKRGRPGA from the coding sequence TTGCTGGCCCTGATCCTGGTGCTGGGCCTGATCGTCGTCAGCGCGGTCCTGCTGCGCCGATTCTCGCTCCTGCCCACTGCAATCGGCGGCCGTCTGCGGGTGGTATCGGGTGTGCTCGTCGGTGGCAAGGAGCGGGTGGTCATCGTCGAGGTGGAAGAGACCTGGCTCGTACTCGGGGTGACCGGCCAGACGATCAATCTGCTGCACACGCTGCCACGGCCGGACGATGCGCCGCTGCCACCGCAACCGGCGGTACCGCTGTTTGCCGAGAAGCTTGCGGCTGTGCTCAAGCGGGGCAGGCCGGGTGCGTAA
- the fliP gene encoding flagellar type III secretion system pore protein FliP (The bacterial flagellar biogenesis protein FliP forms a type III secretion system (T3SS)-type pore required for flagellar assembly.) has product MVAVPTWATSPGVPFMTASQGAGGATAYSLTIETLLFLTALTFLPAMLLMMTAFTRIVIVLSLLRQAMGTMQTPPNQVIVGLSLFLTLFVMSPVFDRIYKEAYQPYSAQQLTFMQAVDKGAVPLKDFMLKQTRQKDLAFFIELSGAARPKGPEDVGFRVLVPAFVTSELKTAFQIGFMVFIPFLIIDFVVASILMAMGMMMVSPVMISLPFKLMLFVLVDGWTLLMGSLVQSFYIG; this is encoded by the coding sequence ATGGTGGCTGTGCCGACCTGGGCTACGAGTCCGGGTGTGCCGTTCATGACCGCGAGCCAAGGCGCGGGCGGCGCGACGGCGTACAGTCTCACCATCGAGACGCTGCTGTTCCTGACGGCGCTCACCTTCCTGCCGGCCATGCTCCTGATGATGACGGCGTTCACGCGCATCGTGATCGTGCTGTCGCTGCTGCGGCAGGCCATGGGCACGATGCAGACCCCGCCCAACCAGGTCATCGTCGGCCTGTCGTTGTTTCTGACCCTGTTTGTGATGTCGCCGGTATTCGACCGGATCTACAAAGAGGCGTATCAGCCCTACAGCGCGCAGCAGTTGACCTTCATGCAGGCGGTGGACAAAGGTGCGGTGCCGCTCAAGGATTTCATGCTCAAGCAGACGCGGCAGAAGGACTTGGCATTCTTCATCGAGCTTTCGGGCGCCGCCCGGCCCAAGGGGCCGGAGGATGTGGGCTTCAGGGTGCTGGTCCCCGCCTTTGTCACGAGTGAGCTGAAGACCGCGTTCCAGATCGGCTTCATGGTTTTCATCCCGTTCCTGATCATCGATTTCGTGGTGGCAAGCATTCTGATGGCGATGGGGATGATGATGGTGTCGCCGGTGATGATCTCGTTGCCGTTCAAGCTGATGCTGTTTGTGCTGGTGGATGGCTGGACGCTGTTGATGGGGTCCTTGGTGCAGAGCTTTTACATAGGGTAG
- the fliQ gene encoding flagellar biosynthesis protein FliQ gives MTPETVVTLVQRSMEVMVLVGGPILLVILATGLVVSVFQAATQINEATLSFIPKLLVAFLVFVLAGNWMVQIVVDFTIRLYQSIPQMIG, from the coding sequence ATGACGCCCGAAACCGTGGTGACGCTGGTGCAGCGGAGCATGGAGGTGATGGTGCTTGTCGGCGGCCCCATCCTGCTCGTCATTCTGGCCACCGGGCTCGTGGTCAGCGTGTTCCAGGCGGCGACCCAGATCAACGAAGCCACGCTGTCGTTCATCCCGAAGCTCCTGGTCGCCTTCCTGGTGTTTGTCTTGGCCGGCAACTGGATGGTGCAGATCGTGGTCGATTTCACCATCCGGCTGTATCAGAGCATTCCGCAGATGATCGGCTGA
- the fliR gene encoding flagellar biosynthetic protein FliR, with product MFTLTQAQIDLGLALFWWPFLRLLGFMLVDPFYSGRAIGMQTRVALCILLAVLVAPLLPPPPPFPVVSPQGVLIALNQLLVGAAIGFSVRLYFTAIEMAGNIAGLQMGMGFAMFYDPQNAANTPVVAQFFSFLNILVFLALNGHLIMLRVLVESFTALPVLAQPLAGDGFRLLAEQGGQIFRLGLVLSLPVIGALLITNLAIGVMSRAAPQLNVFAVGFPLMLAIGFAALYFLLPFLIPHIEALLGYQTRLIERLLSLFARPAS from the coding sequence GTGTTCACCCTCACTCAGGCGCAGATCGACCTGGGCCTGGCACTGTTCTGGTGGCCGTTTCTGCGTCTCCTGGGCTTTATGCTGGTCGATCCGTTCTATTCCGGGCGGGCAATCGGGATGCAGACCCGGGTTGCGCTGTGCATCCTGCTTGCGGTGCTGGTCGCCCCCTTGTTGCCCCCACCGCCACCATTTCCGGTGGTGTCGCCGCAGGGCGTACTGATTGCGCTCAACCAGTTGCTGGTGGGTGCGGCGATCGGGTTTTCGGTCCGGCTCTATTTCACGGCCATCGAAATGGCCGGCAACATAGCAGGTTTGCAGATGGGCATGGGCTTTGCCATGTTCTACGACCCGCAGAATGCCGCCAATACGCCCGTGGTGGCGCAGTTCTTCAGCTTCCTCAACATCCTGGTGTTTCTTGCGCTCAACGGCCATCTGATCATGCTGCGGGTACTGGTCGAGAGCTTCACCGCGCTGCCTGTACTGGCGCAGCCGCTGGCGGGCGATGGCTTTCGCCTGTTGGCCGAGCAGGGCGGGCAGATATTCCGCCTGGGCCTCGTGCTGTCGTTGCCGGTGATCGGGGCGCTGCTGATCACCAACCTGGCGATCGGGGTGATGTCGCGTGCCGCGCCCCAGCTGAATGTATTCGCGGTGGGGTTCCCCCTGATGCTGGCCATCGGTTTCGCCGCGCTCTACTTCTTACTACCATTCCTGATACCGCATATAGAAGCCTTGCTTGGATATCAGACCAGGCTGATCGAGAGGTTGCTGTCGCTGTTTGCACGTCCGGCCTCGTGA
- the folE2 gene encoding GTP cyclohydrolase FolE2, giving the protein MNAPQAPSSLVDVQSSPDHRNIAINKVGIKSIRHPVRVADRADGAQHTVAMFDMYVFLPQHFKGTHMSRFVEILQGHQKEISVESFETILRQMCERLEADAGYVEMRFPYFINKKAPISGVESLLDYEVSLIGELKQGQFTQQIKVLVPVTSLCPCSKKISQYGAHNQRSHVTITATLDRHVWIEELVALVESEASCELYGLLKRPDEKYVTERAYENPKFVEDMVRDVAARLNADERIVAYVVESENFESIHNHSAYALIEHDKRG; this is encoded by the coding sequence ATGAATGCACCGCAAGCCCCTTCGTCCCTGGTTGACGTGCAAAGCAGCCCGGATCACCGCAATATCGCGATCAACAAGGTTGGCATCAAGTCGATCCGCCATCCCGTCCGGGTCGCCGATCGAGCGGATGGCGCCCAGCACACCGTCGCCATGTTCGACATGTATGTGTTCCTGCCCCAGCATTTCAAAGGGACGCACATGAGCCGCTTTGTCGAGATCCTGCAGGGACATCAGAAGGAGATCTCGGTCGAGTCGTTCGAAACCATCCTGCGGCAGATGTGCGAGCGCCTGGAGGCGGACGCGGGCTATGTGGAAATGCGCTTTCCGTACTTCATCAACAAGAAGGCGCCGATCTCCGGGGTGGAAAGCCTGCTCGATTACGAGGTGAGCCTGATCGGCGAACTCAAGCAGGGGCAGTTCACGCAGCAGATCAAGGTACTGGTCCCGGTGACGAGCCTGTGCCCCTGCTCGAAGAAGATCTCCCAATATGGCGCGCACAACCAGCGCAGCCATGTGACGATCACCGCCACGCTGGATCGGCATGTGTGGATCGAGGAACTGGTCGCGCTGGTCGAGAGCGAGGCATCCTGCGAGCTCTACGGCCTGCTCAAGCGGCCGGACGAGAAGTATGTGACCGAGCGCGCCTATGAGAACCCCAAGTTCGTCGAGGATATGGTGCGCGACGTGGCCGCACGGCTCAATGCCGACGAGCGCATCGTGGCTTATGTGGTGGAATCCGAGAACTTCGAATCCATCCACAACCACTCGGCCTACGCATTGATCGAGCACGACAAGCGCGGCTGA
- a CDS encoding C13 family peptidase → MYHIPRRSLFTLTWRALTLRGNPLPSWPASTPLLIWLVLLNLACAVGLEMWLDGYPGRFNALALPVWLFPLLYLMLFGQLFGPREHRMALRLPLMWQALGLALTPVAAAGYAVMQLSWWQDGPQSQWFYQYSWGLFIFPLAWLALALVRQYWPQGRSRAVLVGVACVGATVFYQFHFNGVRLWQAAPEQGNTGTAVASANLPLPETALFFQQPELLRQTLERLAPGQSGVIDTYLISVAGHGAQRVFLREASAVRHLFDTRYGTGQRSVLLANSPFSAAAAPMASRDTLAATIKEIGQLMNRDEDLLVIYLTSHGSSDFELSLDYPDLQLAPITPQWLATQLKASGIRWQLIAVSACYSGGFVAPLSGPTRAIVTAADATHTSFGCSDDEEYTFFGKALFMDALARDHRLPSAFASAKQAILQREQAQGYAHSNPQLRLGAEFAKRFGSLPLHAGN, encoded by the coding sequence ATGTACCACATTCCTCGCCGCAGCCTGTTCACGCTCACCTGGCGTGCGTTGACCCTGCGCGGCAATCCGCTGCCGAGCTGGCCGGCCTCGACCCCGCTGCTGATCTGGCTGGTCCTGCTGAATCTGGCATGCGCCGTGGGGCTGGAGATGTGGCTGGATGGCTATCCCGGCCGCTTCAATGCACTGGCGCTGCCTGTCTGGCTGTTTCCGCTGCTTTATCTGATGCTGTTCGGCCAGCTCTTCGGACCACGTGAACATCGCATGGCGCTGCGCCTGCCGCTGATGTGGCAAGCACTGGGTCTGGCATTGACGCCGGTGGCCGCCGCGGGCTACGCCGTCATGCAGCTCTCCTGGTGGCAGGACGGACCACAGTCACAGTGGTTTTACCAATACAGCTGGGGCCTGTTCATCTTCCCATTGGCCTGGCTCGCGCTGGCGCTGGTGCGACAGTATTGGCCGCAGGGCCGTTCGCGTGCGGTGCTGGTCGGCGTGGCGTGCGTGGGGGCGACGGTGTTCTACCAGTTCCATTTCAATGGCGTGCGCCTGTGGCAGGCGGCACCGGAACAGGGCAACACCGGCACGGCCGTGGCCAGCGCCAACCTGCCACTGCCCGAAACCGCCCTTTTCTTCCAGCAACCCGAGCTGTTGCGCCAGACCCTGGAGCGGCTGGCACCAGGACAAAGCGGGGTGATCGACACCTATCTGATCAGCGTGGCAGGCCACGGCGCGCAGCGCGTGTTCCTGCGCGAGGCGAGCGCGGTACGACACCTGTTCGACACCCGCTACGGTACGGGGCAACGCTCGGTACTGCTGGCCAATTCGCCGTTCTCGGCCGCAGCTGCGCCGATGGCCAGCCGCGATACGCTGGCGGCGACGATCAAGGAAATCGGGCAACTGATGAACCGCGACGAGGATCTGCTCGTGATCTATCTGACCTCGCACGGTTCGAGTGATTTCGAGCTCAGCCTGGATTACCCCGACCTGCAACTGGCCCCGATCACCCCGCAGTGGTTGGCCACCCAACTCAAGGCATCGGGCATACGCTGGCAGCTGATCGCTGTATCGGCCTGCTACTCGGGCGGCTTTGTCGCGCCACTGTCCGGTCCGACCCGGGCCATCGTCACCGCGGCAGACGCCACCCACACCTCGTTCGGCTGTTCGGACGACGAGGAATACACCTTCTTCGGCAAGGCACTTTTCATGGATGCGCTGGCCCGTGACCACCGGCTGCCGTCCGCTTTCGCCAGTGCCAAACAGGCCATCCTCCAGCGCGAACAGGCGCAGGGCTACGCGCATTCGAACCCACAGCTCAGGCTGGGTGCCGAATTCGCCAAGCGCTTTGGCAGCCTGCCGTTGCACGCCGGGAATTAG
- a CDS encoding ZIP family metal transporter, with protein sequence MSTLSWIIAASLLGSLLSVCAAGFFAYLARPHWVPRLVSFAVGALLAAVFLEMLPHALGEHHHGEPAAHAVSGSAWGEAHVGHLDDGHGHPLSDTAPRPTPTASVGAVSVTLLLGILLFFVLEKLVIWRHCHHGDCEAHDAAHAHHDAGHAHGDHQHDHARQRAAGTMIMVGDTLHNFLDGAVIAAAFMADTTVGIATALAIIAHEIPQEVGDFVVLLHSGYSKTKALLFNLLSSLAALAGGLIAYYALQLVQTIQPYILALGAASMIYVAIADLIPGLHRRTRLSDTAQQVALIGAGVILIALPHYFVPH encoded by the coding sequence ATGAGCACCTTGAGCTGGATCATCGCCGCGAGCCTGCTTGGCAGCCTGCTGAGCGTGTGCGCAGCCGGTTTCTTCGCCTATCTGGCCCGCCCACACTGGGTGCCAAGGTTGGTCAGCTTTGCCGTCGGCGCCCTGCTCGCCGCGGTGTTCCTGGAAATGCTGCCCCATGCGCTGGGCGAGCATCATCACGGTGAACCGGCGGCGCATGCCGTATCCGGATCAGCGTGGGGCGAGGCGCATGTCGGACACCTCGACGACGGGCATGGACACCCCCTATCCGATACAGCGCCCCGCCCAACGCCGACGGCCAGCGTCGGCGCCGTTTCAGTGACGCTGCTGCTGGGCATCCTGTTGTTCTTCGTGCTGGAGAAGCTCGTCATCTGGCGCCACTGCCACCACGGGGATTGCGAAGCGCACGATGCCGCGCATGCCCATCACGATGCTGGCCATGCCCATGGCGATCACCAGCACGACCATGCCCGGCAACGTGCGGCCGGCACCATGATCATGGTCGGCGATACCTTGCACAATTTCCTGGATGGCGCGGTGATCGCCGCCGCCTTCATGGCCGACACCACGGTGGGCATTGCAACCGCGCTGGCGATCATTGCCCATGAAATCCCGCAGGAGGTGGGCGACTTCGTCGTGCTGCTGCATTCGGGCTACAGCAAGACCAAGGCGCTGTTGTTCAACCTGTTGTCGTCGCTGGCCGCCCTCGCGGGCGGGCTGATCGCGTATTACGCGCTGCAACTGGTGCAAACGATACAGCCGTACATCCTCGCGCTGGGCGCGGCCAGCATGATCTATGTGGCCATCGCCGACCTGATCCCGGGCCTGCATCGCCGTACCCGGCTTTCCGATACCGCGCAGCAGGTGGCGTTGATCGGGGCCGGGGTCATCCTGATCGCGCTGCCACACTATTTTGTCCCGCATTGA
- the pgeF gene encoding peptidoglycan editing factor PgeF, translated as MSAIEGTALLRPDWPAPPTVRAWVTTRAGGVSQPPFASLNLGDHVGDDPHAVSRNRALLRAHLPADPVWLTQVHGIAVADATSVRPGARADAVIARQAEAVCAILTADCLPVLLCDVRGSVVGAAHAGWRGLADGVIEATVAAMAVPPDALLAWLGPAIGPATFEVGDEVRARFVADQPVAEAAFRAAATPGKWWADLYGLARLRLMRLGVRRIYGGNFCTASDEARFFSYRRDGVTGRMASLIWLTAAT; from the coding sequence ATGTCCGCGATTGAGGGCACGGCGCTGCTGCGGCCGGATTGGCCGGCGCCCCCCACCGTCCGGGCCTGGGTGACCACCCGTGCCGGCGGTGTCAGCCAGCCCCCCTTTGCCAGCCTCAACCTCGGTGATCATGTCGGCGACGACCCGCATGCGGTCTCCCGGAATCGGGCGCTGCTGCGCGCTCACCTGCCGGCTGACCCGGTCTGGCTCACGCAGGTGCACGGCATTGCAGTGGCCGACGCCACCAGCGTGCGCCCAGGAGCGCGCGCCGACGCGGTGATCGCACGGCAAGCCGAGGCGGTGTGCGCCATCCTGACCGCCGACTGCCTGCCGGTGCTGCTGTGCGATGTCCGGGGCAGCGTCGTCGGTGCCGCCCATGCAGGCTGGCGCGGACTGGCCGATGGGGTGATCGAAGCCACGGTGGCGGCCATGGCGGTGCCACCGGATGCGCTGCTGGCTTGGCTGGGCCCGGCGATCGGCCCGGCAACATTCGAAGTCGGCGATGAGGTGCGCGCACGCTTCGTTGCCGACCAGCCAGTAGCCGAGGCAGCCTTCCGCGCTGCGGCCACGCCCGGCAAATGGTGGGCGGATCTCTATGGCTTGGCACGTCTGCGGCTGATGCGCCTGGGGGTGAGGCGCATCTACGGCGGCAATTTCTGCACCGCCTCCGATGAAGCGCGGTTCTTCTCCTACCGGCGTGACGGCGTGACAGGACGTATGGCATCGCTGATCTGGCTTACGGCAGCCACTTAA
- the rluD gene encoding 23S rRNA pseudouridine(1911/1915/1917) synthase RluD, with protein MVHPELESDDYNDFAEQRVLTAPPSLAGERLDAALAKLLPEYSRSRLAQWIRQNLVTVDGVTVDPKHKLWGGEQVTVQIQPLPEDAAFSAEPVALDVVYEDSALLVLNKPAGLVVHPGSGNWSGTVLNGLLHRYPELKGVPRAGIVHRLDKDTSGLMVVARTLIAQHHLVRQLQARTVQRLYLAVAQGLLDRDGTVDAPIGRHPRERTRMAVTATGKPAVTHYRVLERFSAHTLVQCKLETGRTHQIRVHMAHLGYPLAADALYNTRPRLFTPELNLALQAFARQALHARQLALVHPQTGRPLQWKAPLPDDFADLLAALRAEEGLAAEWEDDEDDEDGGVEVLYVRD; from the coding sequence ATGGTGCATCCCGAATTGGAATCCGACGATTATAACGACTTCGCCGAACAGCGTGTCCTGACGGCACCGCCCAGTCTGGCCGGGGAAAGGCTGGACGCGGCGCTGGCCAAGCTGCTGCCGGAGTACTCGCGCAGCCGGCTGGCGCAGTGGATAAGGCAGAACCTGGTCACGGTGGATGGTGTCACCGTCGATCCCAAGCACAAGCTGTGGGGCGGCGAGCAGGTGACGGTCCAGATCCAGCCCCTGCCCGAGGACGCGGCATTCAGCGCCGAACCCGTCGCGCTCGACGTGGTATATGAAGACAGCGCCCTCCTGGTGCTCAACAAGCCCGCCGGGCTGGTGGTCCATCCCGGCAGCGGCAACTGGTCCGGCACGGTGCTGAATGGGCTGCTCCACCGCTATCCGGAGCTGAAGGGCGTGCCCCGCGCCGGCATCGTGCACCGGCTGGACAAGGACACCAGCGGCCTGATGGTCGTCGCCCGTACCCTGATCGCACAACATCATCTGGTGCGGCAACTGCAGGCTCGCACAGTGCAACGGCTTTATCTCGCGGTCGCACAAGGTCTGCTGGACCGGGACGGCACCGTGGATGCACCGATCGGACGGCACCCGCGTGAACGGACCCGCATGGCGGTCACCGCCACCGGCAAGCCCGCGGTGACGCACTACCGGGTATTGGAACGCTTTTCGGCACACACGCTGGTGCAGTGCAAGCTGGAGACCGGACGCACCCATCAGATCCGGGTGCATATGGCGCACCTCGGTTACCCACTGGCCGCCGATGCGCTCTACAACACGCGGCCGCGCTTGTTCACTCCCGAATTGAACCTGGCGCTGCAGGCGTTTGCACGTCAGGCGCTGCATGCCCGTCAACTCGCGCTGGTGCATCCGCAGACCGGCCGCCCCCTGCAGTGGAAAGCACCGCTGCCGGACGATTTCGCCGATCTGCTCGCTGCATTGCGGGCCGAGGAAGGCTTGGCCGCCGAGTGGGAAGACGACGAGGATGACGAGGACGGCGGTGTCGAGGTTCTGTATGTCCGCGATTGA